The following are encoded together in the Plasmodium brasilianum strain Bolivian I chromosome 10, whole genome shotgun sequence genome:
- a CDS encoding bis(5'-nucleosyl)-tetraphosphatase [asymmetrical]: MFRKVMSKKILDSIVRAYGVLLCRIFCNSTKNAIGENSEIEFLFLKASYGNRHWTPPKGLHENNEDGLDTAMRETLEETGIDKDKYKLLNYEKTLKYNVNDRIKETTYYLALLLNNEENVKLSDEHTDYKWIHSNESEAYSLPNSLSDLLENAEEFLRKNNENMIVH; encoded by the exons ATGTTCAGAAAAGTTATGTCGAAAAAAATTct tgACAGTATAGTACGAGCGTACGGCGTGCTGCTATGTAGAATTTTTTGTAACAGCACAAAAAATGCTATAGGCGAAAATTCAGaaattgaatttttatttttaaaggcATCCTATGGAAATAGACATTGGACTCCTCCAAAAG GACTGCACGAAAATAACGAAGACGGACTAGATACAGCTATGAGAGAAACTTTAGAGGAGACTGGTATAGATaaggataaatataaattactaaATTACGAAAAA accttaaaatataatgttaatGATAGGATAAAAGAGACTACATATTACCTAGCTCTCTTGTTAAATAATGAAGAGAATGTCAAGTTATCAGATGAACACACAGATTATAa ATGGATACACAGTAACGAATCAGAAGCATATTCTCTTCCAAATTCTTTATCTGACTTATTGGAAAATGCAGAGGAATTTTTGAGGAAAAACAACGAAAATATGATAGTTCATTAA
- a CDS encoding phosphomethylpyrimidine kinase: METAKILSIAGSDSCGGAGMQADIKTAMSLGCHCCSVFVVLTAQNTKEIKSIIEVDENFIIEQLDSIFADITIDVVKLGVLYSKKIISLVHNYITDINKKRGKKLLVVFDPVFVSSSGCLLVENLEYVKFSLDLICPISSIITPNFYECKVIIEALNCDIDLTNVSTTELCKTVTSKLNINACLFKSCNIDKNADEENKLYAVDHLCIRKSKDPNDDGNGKTHIVHNSHNNENINQQDKFLYDVYKLKSKRTPRADIHGTGCTLSTAISCFLSKKHNLLQSCVESKKYIYNCIKYAYALGSKSPGLNHLKASQELANFSELDVITVAQDLP, encoded by the coding sequence ATGGAAACagcaaaaattttaagcaTAGCAGGAAGTGACAGCTGCGGAGGGGCTGGTATGCAGGCTGATATAAAAACAGCAATGAGCTTAGGTTGTCACTGTTGTTCTGTATTCGTCGTTTTAACTGCCCAAAATACGAAGGAAATAAAATCAATTATAGAAGTTGATGAAAATTTCATTATTGAACAACTGGATAGTATTTTTGCAGATATAACTATTGATGTCGTTAAGTTAGGTGTTTTAtactcaaaaaaaattatatcattggttcataattatataacagatataaataaaaagagaggGAAAAAATTACTTGTAGTTTTTGATCCAGTTTTTGTTTCCAGTTCTGGATGCTTACTAGTAGAAAATTTggaatatgtaaaattttcgTTAGATTTAATTTGTCCTATAAGTTCAATAATTACAccaaatttttatgaatgtaAAGTAATTATTGAAGCATTAAATTGTGATATCGACTTAACAAATGTTAGTACAACTGAATTGTGCAAAACTGTAACTagcaaattaaatataaatgcatgCTTATTTAAAAGTTGtaatatagataaaaatgcagacgaagaaaataaattatatgccGTCGACCATTTATGtataagaaaaagtaaagacCCAAATGATGATGGAAATGGGAAAACTCATATAGTTCATAATTCccataataatgaaaatataaatcaacaagataaatttttatatgatgtgtataaattaaaatctAAAAGAACACCAAGGGCTGATATTCATGGTACTGGTTGTACCCTATCAACAGCTATATCAtgttttttatcaaaaaagcATAATTTGCTACAGTCCTGTGTtgaatcaaaaaaatatatttacaactGTATTAAGTATGCATACGCATTAGGCAGTAAAAGTCCAGGCTTAAATCACTTAAAGGCATCACAAGAATTGGCAAATTTTAGTGAACTCGATGTGATAACAGTTGCCCAAGATTTGCCTTGA
- a CDS encoding single-stranded DNA-binding protein gives MKGSFISKQFNITLCAKDYHSMSTEALSYARKGTFEPFFNIKLKNPKYSNLTNKSSYNTYKSRVYNSGMYNNVSPNFANTNMHMNSGENFASQLSNNANYPSNISHYPSNNPNYKYDVPNNYYQSKYNSNINNESTDSNNTTYQYFSIFGSTAMCLIKPIFPDYIINKNKVTIYGKGGFQFVFMKKQNNSNKYDKNNKMSIFLKINNLSSVLCIKDVEKLKIPITMKGNNNNYLIIDKHKEKKDHIVIKYKYQSSNNTDNNFNDINNLDIQINENVNINDLNDEKKNNFEELHVSSAFSEFQLFQKAANSLLPQLIGWAKHY, from the coding sequence ATGAAGGGGAGTTTTATAAGTAAACAATTTAATATCACATTATGTGCAAAGGATTACCACAGTATGAGTACTGAAGCGCTAAGCTACGCACGAAAAGGAACTTTCGAacctttttttaacattaaattaaaaaacccCAAATACTCAAACTTAACTAATAAAAGTTCATATAACACATATAAAAGTCGAGTTTATAATTCGGGGATGTATAACAATGTATCTCCAAATTTTGCCAACACAAACATGCACATGAACAGTGGTGAAAATTTTGCTAGTCAGTTATCAAATAACGCGAATTACCCATCAAATATCTCGCATTACCCATCAAATAACcctaattataaatatgatgtCCCGAACAATTATTATCAGTCCaaatataattcaaatataaataatgaaagtacagatagtaataatactacatatcaatattttagtattttCGGAAGTACAGCAATGTGTTTAATAAAACCCATATTTCctgattatattattaacaaaaataaagtaacGATTTATGGCAAAGGTGGTTTTCAGTttgtatttatgaaaaaacaaaacaattctaataaatatgataaaaataacaaaatgagtatatttcttaaaattaacaatttGTCTagtgtattatgtataaaagatgttgaaaaattaaaaatccCAATTACTATgaaaggaaataataataattatttaataattgataaacataaagaaaaaaaagatcatatcgtaataaaatataagtatcAGTCATCAAACAATACAgacaataattttaatgacATAAATAATCTCGACATacaaattaatgaaaatgtaaatataaatgatttaaatgatgaaaaaaaaaataactttgAAGAATTGCATGTAAGTTCTGCATTTTCAGAATTCCAGCTTTTTCAGAAAGCTGCAAATTCGTTATTACCTCAGTTAATTGGATGGGCAAAGCATTACTGA
- a CDS encoding mediator of RNA polymerase II transcription subunit 17, which translates to MWEKNEELKGEEKANENVGSANLATSNLATSNLASSNLATSILATSSNLDSENKFANINLKVEAYGEGDYRLLRYMPDGSCVFEEAPDEKNKNKKNLQQYAQIFCSAMEKRILIKSSSSTNSNDNNSSSNNCSSKNRNNNNSSDIMKNDKEWKKGEEYRIMVEKDLEELMILFDMLLGTLNYNKGTKYLSLNKCYYYRDTDENKQDIYIAITNRKELLEKLRKLCQQTRLQINSINGIIAQKYFLFFIDQLIKHWKILNKKYAEIEYMQVDNNFPYVTQVSVEFFFLPSIFWKLSSNPIFLSWPPYPSFSPFKSQYAHITFSLSSLKVKSIGGDNEHGDDRANGCITSLEKVREEINFKHKVSQSLYQNKIFLSDNQNDSKEQVIKEERTDMNGLISDISIKSELTKDNHTQTAQQNCNFYYSNRKEEEMKIFDFLDNTSIISVQFEGLAAHLIEQSYCIQLDLYPLNVKLRRRTKGEKLSSPLNRGNTNSRNNDNSSNVNSSSNNDGGSNVNNRNNNDNDNDNNNNSRNINNNNSRNINNNNSRNINYVCNGNIARPRKGNFPEKIIPENITFKQAKKVHEKLTEAQWVLIDKSIFCILAEQANNLKDNNNELLINLDYYATETNRKIKIHCTQINHKSIEFLINDINILSSSKKNIPVDFSFVILYSSADIFTSSDSNVTNEKNINTCTVHNNRNDKDDVDSFDDVCSNKNENDEVTIDYELIQMLLNLSLAKVRDLFICSWKYFSFETPYYSADIHPIIYQNVFPDHRSDTLITNFFAWLITSMERYLRLDE; encoded by the coding sequence atgtgggAAAAGAATGAGGAATTAAAGGGAGAAGAGAAGGCGAACGAAAATGTAGGAAGTGCAAATTTAGCCACCTCAAATTTAGCCACCTCAAATTTAGCCTCGTCAAATTTAGCCACCTCAATTTTGGCCACTTCTTCAAATTTAGACAGTGAAAACAAATTTGCTAATATCAACTTAAAGGTAGAGGCTTACGGAGAAGGCGACTACAGATTACTAAGGTATATGCCAGATGGTTCTTGCGTTTTTGAAGAAGCCCcagatgaaaaaaacaaaaataagaagaatCTACAGCAGTATGCTCAAATATTCTGTTCTGCTATGGAGAAAAGAATTCTCATAAAAAGCAGTAGTAGTACTaatagtaatgataataattctagtagtaataactgtagtagtaaaaatagaaataataataatagtagtgatattatgaaaaatgacAAAGAATGGAAAAAAGGAGAAGAATATAGAATTATGGTAGAAAAAGACTTAGAAGAATTAATGATTTTATTTGATATGTTATTAGGTACacttaattataataaaggtACCAAATATTTATCATTGAATAAATGTTATTACTATAGAGATACAGACGAAAATAAACAAGACATATACATAGCTATAACAAATAGAAAAGAacttttagaaaaattaagaaaattatgtCAACAAACAAGATTACAAATTAATTCAATAAATGGAATTATAgcacaaaaatattttctattctTTATCGATCAGTTAATTAAACATTGGAAAatactaaataaaaaatatgcagaAATTGAATATATGCAAGTAGATAATAATTTTCCATATGTCACTCAGGTGTCTGtagaatttttctttttacccTCCATTTTTTGGAAACTTTCTTCAAATccaatatttttatcctgGCCTCCTTATCCCtctttttctccttttaaaTCGCAATATGCACATATTACCTTTTCGTTAAGCAGTCTAAAGGTAAAATCTATCGGGGGGGATAACGAACACGGTGATGATAGAGCAAATGGATGTATAACAAGCTTGGAAAAGGTTAGGGAAGAAATCAATTTTAAACATAAAGTTAGCCAAAgtttatatcaaaataaaatatttttatctgaCAATCAGAATGATTCAAAGGAACAAGTGATAAAAGAAGAGCGCACTGATATGAATGGTTTAATCAGTGATATAAGTATAAAGAGCGAACTAACCAAAGATAACCACACGCAGACAGCACAGCAAAACTGTAATTTTTACTACTCAAATAggaaagaagaagaaatgaaaatatttgattttttagaCAACACAAGTATTATTTCGGTGCAGTTCGAGGGATTAGCAGCTCATCTAATAGAACAGAGCTACTGCATTCAGTTGGATTTGTATCCGTTAAACGTAAAATTAAGGAGAAGAACCAAAGGGGAAAAATTGAGTAGTCCTCTTAATCGAGGTAACACTAATAGcagaaataatgataatagtaGCAATGTTAATAGCAGTAGCAATAATGATGGTGGTAGTAATGTGAATAATaggaataataatgataatgataatgataataataataatagtcgtaatattaataataataatagtcgtaatattaataataataatagtcgTAATATTAATTACGTCTGTAATGGTAATATTGCTCGCCCGAGGAAAGGTAATTTTccggaaaaaataattccgGAAAATATAACCTTCAAGCAAGCCAAGAAAGTCCACGAAAAATTAACAGAAGCTCAGTGGGTGTTAATAGACAAGtccattttttgtattttagcTGAACAAgctaataatttaaaagacaACAATAATGAACTGTTAATAAATCTAGATTATTATGCAACTGAAAcgaatagaaaaattaaaattcatTGCACACAAATAAATCACAAATCAATCGAATTTCTGATTAACGATATTAACATTCTCTCATCTTCAAAGAAAAACATTCCAGtagatttttcttttgttattttgtattCATCGGCGGATATTTTTACATCTAGTGATAGTAATGTTacgaatgaaaaaaatattaacaccTGCACTGTTCATAATAATAGGAATGACAAAGATGATGTCGATTCTTTTGATGATGTTtgttcaaataaaaatgaaaatgatgaagTTACAATAGATTATGAATTAATACAAATGCTTTTAAATTTATCCCTTGCAAAAGTAAgagatttatttatttgttcatggaaatatttttcttttgaaacACCATACTATTCAGCAGATATACATCCAATTATTTATCAAAATGTTTTTCCTGATCATCGATCAGATACATTAATCACCAACTTTTTTGCGTGGCTAATTACATCAATGGAGAGATATTTGCGATTAGATGAATAG